In the Pseudoliparis swirei isolate HS2019 ecotype Mariana Trench chromosome 21, NWPU_hadal_v1, whole genome shotgun sequence genome, one interval contains:
- the LOC130211652 gene encoding tripartite motif-containing protein 16-like encodes MSDNLQGNPQVILCDMCLEDRKPAKKTCMKCEISMCVQHLQAHVTTPVLLQTHPLTEPTDLCGTKCPQHGKLLEYYCLDDMTLVCVSCAIEDQHRLHNMKTFSTAHKELTEQLNNEQQALLGKTDADNESLEKWEKSERETLGRSSVRLIQAVTSMRDIALTSVQSSVSARMAAIKTAKSSMQAAQGEKDTFRFLQMYSQVYRDVEKAKAVDLRKGLEPGADRDKLLQEMRQNGENMVKQAGLFWGSLLSLVDPENHQELIATSSNVIFDPQTLDPGMSLSKDKRKVFYYSSSGENRHCFSATLPIRNYGNAHNFKRWVVSFSQDCDWTLSVCDQQFMDSRIGLFGQQPTRHVSAGHVYGLRCEGNQLSSLTTAECCDASVSPVAAPHLSYGHMNITTPPGNSVTSAPITHQGQNGPRPKVVEMLWNLKSSSLAFFSRTGQHQREEIITLQMSLSNVDLNPFVQLSKTNDQSIQMRTCRSGVICTTEVVCELQ; translated from the coding sequence atGTCTGATAATCTACAAGGCAACCCACAAGTGATCCTGTGTGACATGTGCCTGGAGGACAGGAAACCAGCAAAGAAGACCTGCATGAAATGTGAGATCTCCATGTGCGTCCAGCACCTCCAGGCCCACGTGACCACTCCTGTGTTACTGCAAACTCACCCTCTGACCGAGCCTACGGATCTATGTGGGACCAAATGTCCCCAGCATGGCAAACTCCTGGAGTACTACTGCTTGGATGACATGACCCTTGTATGCGTCTCCTGCGCCATTGAAGACCAGCACCGCTTACACAATATGAAGACCTTCTCCACGGCCCACAAAGAGCTCACGGAGCAGCTCAACAACGAGCAGCAGGCCTTACTGGGGAAAACCGATGCCGACAACGAGAGTCTGGAAAAGTGGGAGAAGAGTGAAAGGGAGACGCTGGGTCGCTCCAGCGTGCGTCTCATTCAGGCGGTGACGAGCATGCGCGACATTGCCCTGACCAGTGTCCAGAGCTCGGTGTCTGCCCGTATGGCGGCGATAAAAACCGCCAAGAGCAGCATGCAGGCAGCGCAGGGGGAGAAAGACACCTTCAGATTCCTGCAGATGTATTCCCAGGTGTATCGGGATGTGGAGAAGGCCAAGGCTGTGGATCTGAGGAAAGGGTTGGAGCCCGGCGCTGACCGGGACAAACTGCTGCAGGAGATGAGGCAGAATGGCGAAAATATGGTGAAGCAAGCGGGACTGTTCTGGGGATCGCTGTTGTCTCTGGTTGACCCAGAGAACCACCAGGAGCTCATTGCTACGAGTTCAAACGTGATCTTTGACCCACAGACGTTGGACCCCGGCATGTCACTGTCCAAAGACAAAAGGAAGGTTTTCTACTATAGTTCCTCTGGAGAAAACCGCCACTGTTTTTCTGCCACTCTTCCAATCCGTAATTATGGGAACGCTCATAACTTTAAGAGGTGGGTGGTCAGTTTTTCCCAGGACTGCGATTGGACCCTCAGTGTATGTGACCAACAGTTTATGGACAGCCGCATCGGTCTTTTTGGTCAACAGCCTACAAGGCACGTGAGCGCCGGACACGTCTACGGTCTGCGCTGCGAAGGTAACCAGCTCAGCTCTCTCACGACCGCCGAGTGCTGCGACGCGTCCGTCAGTCCGGTCGCAGCACCGCATCTGTCATATGGTCATATGAATATCACGACCCCGCCAGGGAACTCTGTTACCTCTGCGCCAATCACACATCAGGGCCAAAATGGACCGCGACCCAAAGTGGTGGAGATGCTTTGGAACTTGAAGTCTTCCTCGCTGGCCTTCTTCAGCAGAACCGGACAGCACCAGAGGGAAGAAATAATCACACTTCAGATGAGCCTCAGCAACGTGGACCTGAACCCCTTTGTTCAACTATCGAAGACAAATGACCAAAGTATCCAGATGCGTACGTGCCGAAGCGGTGTCATATGCACCACGGAGGTGGTTTGTGAACTTCAGTAA
- the gmpr2 gene encoding GMP reductase 2, with protein MPRIENDIKLDFKDVLLRPKRSTLKSRSEVDLMRSYTFRNSKGTYRGIPIIAANMDTVGTFEMALALHQFTLFTTVHKHYSVDDWVEFAKKNPECLKNVAVSTGTGEGDFDRVSAIVEALPQLQYICVDVANGYSEHFVHFVKDIREKFRSHTIMAGNVVTGEMVEELILAGADIIKVGIGPGSVCTTRKKTGVGYPQLSAVIECADAAHGLGGHIISDGGCTCPGDVSKAFGAGADFVMLGGMLAGHSESGGEVIEKNGKKYKLFYGMSSDTAMQKHAGGVADYRASEGKTVEVPYKGAVEVTIRDVLGGVRSTCTYVGAGKLKELSRRTTFIRVTQQLNTVFGS; from the exons ATGCCTCGCATTGAGAATGACATCAAGCTGGACTTCAAGGATGTGCTCCTCCGTCCAAAGCGAAGCACTCTCAAGTCAAGGAGTGAG GTAGACCTCATGAGGAGCTACACCTTCAGGAACTCCAAGGGCACCTACAGAGGGATCCCCATCATCGCTGCAAACATGGACACCGTGGGGACCTTTGAGATGGCCCTGGCCTTGCACCAG TTCACTCTCTTCACCACAGTTCACAAACATTACTCCGTGGATGACTGGGTGGAGTTTGCGAAAAAGAATCCAGAGTGCCTGAAG AATGTAGCAGTCAGCACGGGGACCGGGGAAGGGGACTTTGACAGGGTTTCAGCCATCGTGGAGGCCCTGCCACAGCTGCAGTACATCTGTGTGGACGTGGCTAACGGCTACTCTGAAcactttgttcactttgtcaaaGACATCAGGGAGAAGTTCCGCTCTCACACTATAATG GCAGGAAATGTGGTGACAGGAGAGATGGTAGAGGAGCTGATCCTGGCCGGTGCTGACATCATCAAAGTGGGCATCGGACcag GCTCTGTGTGCACCACCCGCAAGAAGACGGGCGTTGGGTACCCCCAGCTCAGCGCCGTGATCGAGTGTGCGGATGCCGCCCACGGCTTGGGTGGCCACATCATCTCC GATGGGGGATGCACTTGCCCGGGGGATGTGTCAAAGGCGTTCGGTGCCGGTGCCGACTTTGTGATGCTGGGCGGTATGCTGGCTGGCCACTCCGAAAGCGGGGGAGAGGTGATCGAGAAAAACGGCAAGAAGTACAAGCTGTTCTATGGAATGAGCTCCGACACGGCGATGCAGAAACATGCTGGGGGCGTGGCTGATTACAG AGCGTCGGAGGGGAAGACGGTGGAAGTTCCTTACAAAGGCGCGGTGGAGGTGACAATACGGGACGTCCTGGGCGGGGTCCGCTCCACCTGCACCTATGTCGGGGCGGGCAAACTGAAGGAGCTGAGCCGACGCACCACCTTCATCCGGGTCACCCAGCAGCTCAACACCGTCTTCGGCAGCTGA
- the nedd8 gene encoding NEDD8 has product MLIKVKTLTGKEIEIDIEPTDKVERIKERVEEKEGIPPQQQRLIYSGKQMNDEKTAADYKIQGGSVLHLVLALRGGQALRSRTA; this is encoded by the exons ATGCTGATTAAAGTGAAG ACACTCACAGGTAAGGAGATTGAGATTGACATAGAGCCCACAGACAAG GTGGAGCGGATTAAAGAAAGggtggaggagaaagaagggaTCCCTCCACAACAGCAGAGGTTGATCTACAGTGGGAAACAAAT GAACGATGAGAAAACCGCAGCAGACTATAAGATCCAGGGAGGCTCTGTTCTCCATCTGGTACTCGCTCTGCGAGGAGGACAGGCGCTCCGCTCAAGAACCGCTTGA
- the slc7a8a gene encoding solute carrier family 7 member 8a gives MTDGARQRSSTSGSSKDAAGEKESGGGEVALKKEIGLVSACGIIVGNIIGSGIFVSPKGVMENASSVGVALIVWIVTGIITAIGALCYAELGVTIPKSGGDYAYVKDIFGGLAGFLRLWIAVLVIYPTNQAVIALTFSNYVLQPLFPTCFPPESSLRLLAAVCLLLLTWVNCSSVRWATRVQDVFTAGKLLALALIIVMGLVQICKGEYYWLEPANAFEPFQDYDVGLIALSFLQGSFAYGGWNFLNYVTEELVDPYVNLPRAIFISIPLVTFVYVFANIAYITAMSPQELLASNAVAVTFGDKLLGVMSWIMPISVALSTFGGVNGSLFTSSRLFFAGAREGHLPSLLAMIHVKRCTPIPALLFTCLSTLLMLCTSDMYTLINYVGFINYLFYGVTVAGQIVLRIRQPDLHRPIRISLIWPVIYLLFWAFLLIFSLYSEPLVCSIGLAIMLTGVPVYFLGVYWDNKPQCFDAFVDKMTYLGQKFCVVVYPATSTSAGSGEQGEEGEEMKEATAPLSKEEGDNQKSADC, from the exons gTAACATCATCGGCTCAGGTATCTTCGTCAGTCCCAAGGGGGTGATGGAGAACGCCAGCTCCGTGGGCGTGGCCCTGATCGTCTGGATCGTGACGGGCATCATCACAGCCATCGGGGCGCTGTGCTACGCCGAGCTGGGCGTCACCATCCCCAAGTCGGGCGGAGACTACGCCTATGTCAAGGACATCTTCGGAGGGCTGGCCGG GTTCCTGCGCCTGTGGATCGCCGTGTTGGTGATCTACCCGACCAACCAGGCCGTGATCGCGTTGACGTTTTCAAACTACGTCCTGCAGCCTCTCTTCCCCACCTGCTTCCCCCCGGAGAGCAGCCTGCGTCTGCTGGCGGCCGTCTGCCTCT TGCTGCTGACATGGGTGAACTGCTCCAGTGTGAGGTGGGCCACCAGAGTGCAGGACGTATTCACCGCCGGCAAGCTGCTGGCCCTCGCCCTCATCATCGTCATGGGCCTCGTGCAGATCTGCAAGG GAGAGTACTACTGGTTGGAGCCGGCCAACGCCTTCGAGCCCTTCCAGGATTACGACGTGGGTTTGATAGCCTTGTCCTTCCTACAAGGCTCCTTCGCCTACGGAGGGTGGAACTTCCTCAACTACGTCACAGAGGAGCTGGTGGACCCCTACGT GAACCTCCCTCGCGCCATCTTCATCTCCATCCCTCTCGTGACCTTCGTGTACGTCTTTGCCAACATCGCCTACATCACGGCCATGAGTCCCCAGGAGCTGCTCGCCTCAAACGCCGTTGCCGTG ACGTTCGGGGATAAGCTGTTGGGAGTCATGTCGTGGATCATGCCCATCTCTGTGGCTCTCTCCACCTTCGGGGGAGTCAACGGATCCCTCTTCACCTCTTCGAG GTTGTTCTTCGCTGGAGCCAGAGAGGGACACCTCCCAAGTCTGCTGGCCATGATTCATGTGAAGCGTTGCACTCCCATCCCCGCGCTGCTCTTCACC tgcCTGTCCACCCTGCTCATGCTGTGCACCAGCGACATGTACACCCTCATCAACTACGTGGGCTTCATCAACTACCTCTTCTACGGAGTCACTGTCGCCGGGCAGATTGTCCTGCGTATCAGACAGCCTGACTTGCACCGACCAAtcagg ATTAGCCTAATCTGGCCGGTCATTTACCTCCTCTTCTGGGCCTTCTTGCTCATCTTCTCCCTCTACTCCGAGCCCCTGGTGTGCAGCATCGGCCTGGCCATCATGCTGACTGGCGTCCCCGTCTACTTCCTGGGAGTCTACTGGGACAACAAGCCACAGTGCTTTGACGCCTTTGTTG ATAAGATGACGTACTTGGGCCAGAAGTTCTGCGTGGTGGTTTATCCGGCCACGAGCACCAGCGCGGGGAGCGGAGagcaaggagaggaaggagaggaaatgaaggaggccactgctcctctgtcgaaggaggaaggagacaacCAGAAGTCAGCAGACTGCTAA